The proteins below are encoded in one region of Brevundimonas fontaquae:
- a CDS encoding response regulator: MQVPVIVLEDDPFWMNEIKHMLDAQGETVLQSTSVDAALKLQAEHPDAMFIVDIILPERDGIDFIKTARGLNPKAKILAISGGGRVGSEFYLKLADAFGAVCTLQKPFDDAQLSKALARLRASEAQA; this comes from the coding sequence GTGCAAGTCCCGGTGATCGTGCTGGAGGACGATCCGTTCTGGATGAACGAGATCAAACATATGTTGGACGCGCAGGGCGAGACCGTCCTGCAATCGACCTCCGTGGACGCCGCATTGAAGCTGCAGGCAGAGCACCCGGACGCCATGTTCATCGTCGACATCATCCTGCCCGAGCGAGATGGGATCGACTTCATCAAGACCGCGCGCGGCTTGAATCCGAAAGCCAAGATTCTGGCGATCAGCGGCGGCGGTCGGGTCGGCTCCGAGTTCTATCTGAAGCTCGCGGACGCCTTCGGCGCCGTGTGCACCCTGCAAAAGCCATTCGACGACGCCCAACTGTCGAAAGCCCTGGCCCGGCTAAGGGCGTCGGAGGCGCAAGCCTAA
- a CDS encoding sensor histidine kinase yields MIARLRAFVRRHWPALRLRTILLSVLIFAGILPGLSAIFLRVYENTLVRQTEAELVAQAVVLSAVAASDWPGAVVVPLDPGRRDDPGYYRPEPATIDLGSTPVLPARPSPRVAAAPDAGAIEVAARLGPVIEQTSRTTLASILLLDRNGTIVLGYGRGGGLADLTEVRSALAGQPRTVLRRNDAYHPRYSMEWLSRAAGLRIHHARPILVNGRVEGVVVAARSPRALFKGLYQDRIKIGLGVVGTLGVIALLAVLVSRGIARPIEALSRATRDVASGGGVLPPAPATAAVEIQTLYEDFGRMAQAVDRRSRYLRDFAAAVSHEFKTPLSGIQGAVELLQDHEMDPAQRRRFLDNIASDARRLSALVTRLLDLARADMARPQAGLSVDVRPPIAKAVDARSSRLAISATFENETPRVAVPASTIEMVVSTLLENSRQAGATAVNISAAVESDRLVVTLADNGPGVAPGDAGRIFEPFFTTRRGEGGAGLGLSIASALLEANDATLDLQPTTEGAAFKLAMPLAH; encoded by the coding sequence GTGATCGCACGCCTGCGCGCCTTTGTGCGCCGTCATTGGCCGGCGCTCAGGCTTCGAACCATCCTGCTGTCGGTGCTGATCTTCGCCGGCATCCTGCCGGGGCTCAGCGCCATCTTCTTGCGGGTCTATGAGAATACCCTGGTGCGTCAGACGGAGGCGGAACTGGTCGCCCAGGCTGTCGTCCTGTCGGCCGTCGCCGCGTCGGATTGGCCTGGCGCCGTTGTGGTTCCGCTCGATCCCGGCCGGCGCGACGATCCCGGCTACTATAGGCCGGAGCCCGCGACGATCGACCTGGGCTCCACGCCGGTCTTGCCGGCTCGACCCTCACCGCGCGTCGCCGCCGCGCCGGATGCAGGTGCGATCGAGGTCGCCGCACGGTTGGGTCCGGTCATCGAGCAGACCAGCCGCACGACCCTGGCCTCGATCCTCTTGCTCGATCGCAACGGGACGATCGTTCTCGGCTACGGACGGGGCGGCGGTCTCGCCGATCTGACGGAAGTGCGGTCGGCGCTTGCGGGTCAGCCCCGCACGGTTCTGCGCCGCAATGACGCCTATCACCCGCGCTACTCCATGGAATGGCTCAGTCGCGCAGCAGGCCTACGCATCCACCATGCCCGACCGATTCTCGTGAACGGGCGTGTCGAAGGGGTCGTCGTGGCGGCCCGCTCGCCCCGCGCCTTGTTCAAAGGTCTGTACCAGGACCGGATCAAGATTGGGCTTGGCGTCGTCGGCACGCTGGGAGTGATCGCTTTGCTGGCGGTTCTGGTCTCGCGCGGCATCGCCCGGCCGATCGAGGCGCTCAGCCGGGCGACACGCGATGTCGCCAGCGGGGGAGGCGTGCTTCCCCCCGCGCCGGCCACCGCCGCCGTCGAAATCCAGACCCTCTATGAGGATTTCGGGCGGATGGCCCAGGCCGTCGATCGCCGCTCCCGCTATCTGCGCGACTTCGCCGCCGCCGTGAGCCATGAGTTCAAGACGCCGCTGTCCGGGATACAGGGGGCCGTCGAACTGCTCCAGGACCACGAGATGGACCCCGCCCAGCGTCGGCGGTTCCTCGACAACATCGCTTCCGACGCGCGCCGTCTTTCAGCCCTTGTGACGCGCCTGCTCGACCTGGCGCGCGCCGATATGGCGCGTCCTCAAGCCGGGCTTTCGGTCGATGTGCGCCCTCCGATCGCCAAGGCGGTCGATGCAAGGTCAAGCCGCCTGGCGATCTCGGCGACGTTCGAGAACGAAACCCCGAGAGTCGCGGTTCCGGCATCGACCATAGAGATGGTGGTCTCGACGCTGCTGGAAAACAGCCGACAGGCGGGCGCGACAGCCGTCAACATCAGCGCCGCGGTGGAGTCTGATCGACTTGTCGTGACCCTGGCGGACAACGGGCCAGGCGTCGCGCCGGGCGACGCCGGTCGCATCTTCGAGCCCTTCTTCACCACGCGACGGGGGGAAGGGGGAGCCGGCCTCGGCCTGTCCATCGCTAGCGCCCTGTTGGAGGCCAACGACGCCACTCTCGACCTTCAGCCCACGACCGAAGGCGCTGCATTCAAGTTGGCCATGCCGCTCGCCCATTAG
- a CDS encoding response regulator transcription factor: MAIMQSTVLVVDDDPHIRDLLTFALQKAGLATREAADGEAALADIALCRPSLVVLDINMPRMDGIEVCRRIRAQGDLPVLFLSSRDDEIDRILGMELGADDYVTKPFSPREVVARVAAILRRIARNPAPPTPGQFAFGGLGLDADGWRATWRNIEVPLTVTEFSIVRTLADAPRRVFTRDAIIDRVHGPGFAMTDRTIDSHVRNLRAKFAMVGGADVIETRPGIGYQLGPCLGARGAREA, from the coding sequence ATGGCCATCATGCAAAGCACCGTCCTGGTGGTCGACGACGACCCCCACATCCGCGACCTGCTGACCTTCGCGCTTCAGAAGGCGGGTCTGGCGACGCGGGAGGCCGCCGACGGGGAGGCCGCTCTGGCCGACATCGCCCTGTGCAGGCCCAGCCTCGTCGTGCTGGACATCAACATGCCGCGCATGGACGGGATCGAGGTCTGCCGGCGAATCCGCGCCCAGGGTGATCTGCCGGTTCTGTTCCTGTCGTCGCGCGACGACGAGATCGACCGCATTCTGGGCATGGAACTGGGCGCGGACGACTATGTGACCAAGCCCTTCAGTCCGCGCGAGGTGGTGGCGCGGGTCGCGGCCATCCTGCGCCGTATCGCGCGGAACCCGGCCCCGCCGACGCCGGGCCAGTTCGCCTTCGGCGGCCTCGGACTGGACGCGGACGGTTGGCGGGCGACGTGGCGCAATATCGAGGTGCCGCTGACCGTGACCGAGTTCAGCATCGTGCGCACCCTGGCTGATGCGCCGCGCCGGGTCTTCACGCGGGACGCCATCATCGACCGCGTCCACGGCCCCGGCTTCGCCATGACCGACCGCACGATCGACAGCCACGTGCGCAACCTGCGCGCCAAGTTCGCCATGGTGGGCGGGGCTGACGTGATTGAGACCAGACCGGGTATCGGCTATCAGCTTGGCCCGTGTCTCGGCGCGCGCGGAGCGCGGGAGGCGTGA
- a CDS encoding DUF4153 domain-containing protein produces MSFGALSSRVGPKETAWGWTQRLALHCFFALFGPVIDLLKVSRLRRGRGGMSALNLLGLLIMPVVGGAIFLALFSAANPIISNALANLALPSLSPQNTLRALFWCAVFIGVRSLLRPRWRKPLVALPERKIGKPSAFLTRTITLSLIVFNAVFALQNSLDLVFLWSGAPLPGDMGLAEYAHRGAYPLIVTALLAGLFVLVALQPGSDTASKPIVRRLVLVWIAQNMILVASSLLRTADYIEAYALTRFRIAAMIWMVLVAVGLVLICWRMLADKSAHWLINANVLAALIVLAVVSVVDLGAVAAGWNVRHAKEVGGRGVAVDLGYLHTLGAPALVSLVELEAALDDAVLRDRVAAVRQDILLNVQRRQGDWRGWTWRDQRRLDRIHALRQNGALSAPAPGARGWDGRLLQTAPIAAPAPIASPASVPLTSLAER; encoded by the coding sequence ATGAGCTTTGGGGCGTTGTCGAGCCGGGTAGGGCCGAAGGAGACCGCGTGGGGCTGGACTCAAAGACTGGCGCTTCACTGTTTTTTCGCGCTGTTTGGCCCCGTAATCGACCTGCTCAAGGTCTCACGACTGAGGCGCGGTCGTGGGGGAATGTCCGCCCTGAACCTGCTCGGCCTTCTCATCATGCCCGTGGTCGGCGGTGCGATCTTCCTCGCGCTGTTCTCGGCGGCGAATCCGATCATCTCGAACGCGCTCGCTAACCTCGCTCTGCCGTCTCTATCGCCCCAGAACACCCTTCGCGCCCTGTTCTGGTGCGCCGTCTTCATCGGCGTTCGGAGCTTGCTGCGGCCGCGCTGGCGCAAGCCTTTGGTCGCCCTGCCTGAACGGAAGATCGGAAAGCCTTCAGCCTTCCTGACCCGCACAATCACCCTGTCCCTGATCGTCTTCAATGCGGTCTTTGCGCTCCAGAACAGCCTCGATCTCGTCTTCCTGTGGAGCGGCGCGCCGCTTCCCGGCGACATGGGTCTGGCTGAATACGCCCATCGCGGCGCCTATCCCTTGATCGTCACCGCCCTGCTTGCCGGCTTGTTTGTGCTGGTCGCCCTCCAGCCGGGTTCCGATACCGCAAGTAAGCCGATCGTTCGCCGTCTGGTGCTCGTCTGGATCGCCCAGAATATGATCCTGGTCGCTTCCAGCCTCCTGCGCACCGCCGATTATATCGAAGCCTACGCCCTGACTCGTTTCCGCATCGCCGCGATGATCTGGATGGTGTTGGTCGCGGTGGGACTGGTTCTGATCTGCTGGCGCATGCTGGCGGACAAGTCGGCGCACTGGCTGATCAACGCCAACGTCTTGGCTGCGCTGATCGTGTTGGCGGTCGTCAGCGTCGTCGATCTCGGCGCCGTCGCGGCGGGGTGGAACGTGCGACATGCCAAGGAGGTCGGAGGTCGCGGGGTCGCGGTGGACCTCGGCTATCTCCATACGCTCGGCGCCCCCGCGCTCGTCTCGTTGGTCGAACTGGAAGCGGCCCTCGACGACGCCGTCCTACGCGACCGGGTCGCCGCCGTCCGTCAGGACATCCTGCTGAACGTACAGCGGCGACAAGGCGACTGGCGCGGCTGGACCTGGCGCGACCAGCGTCGCCTGGATCGTATCCATGCTCTGCGACAGAACGGCGCATTGTCGGCGCCGGCACCCGGCGCGCGGGGTTGGGACGGGCGGCTCCTCCAAACAGCGCCGATCGCTGCCCCAGCGCCCATAGCCTCTCCCGCATCTGTGCCGTTGACCTCTCTGGCGGAACGCTGA